Proteins co-encoded in one Polaromonas vacuolata genomic window:
- a CDS encoding beta-ketoacyl-ACP synthase III — MTRYSRITGTGSFLPPKRLTNADLVAELAAKGIESSDQWIVERTGIHARHFAEPDVCSSDLAVEAGRRAIEAAGLKPEDIDLIIVATSTPDMVFPSTACILQAKLGIHGCPAFDVQAVCSGFIFALTMADSLIKTGTANKALVIGAEVFSRLLDFTDRGTCVLFGDGAGAVVLEASSTPGILSSDLHADGKYAGILCVPGNVYGGKILGDPLLKMDGQAVFKLAVGVLEKTAHAALEKAGLSATDVDWLIPHQANIRIMQSTAKRLKLPLEKVIVTVDQHGNTSAASIPLALDVSVRDGRIKKGDTLLLEGVGGGFTWGAVVLNY; from the coding sequence ATGACCCGCTACTCTCGCATCACCGGAACCGGAAGTTTTCTGCCCCCCAAACGATTGACCAATGCCGACCTAGTTGCCGAATTGGCTGCCAAGGGCATTGAAAGCTCAGACCAATGGATAGTCGAGCGCACTGGCATACATGCACGTCACTTTGCTGAGCCTGATGTGTGCAGCAGTGATTTAGCGGTTGAAGCTGGAAGACGTGCAATTGAAGCGGCTGGTCTAAAGCCTGAAGACATAGACTTGATTATTGTGGCGACATCTACGCCCGACATGGTGTTTCCTTCAACCGCCTGTATCTTGCAAGCCAAGCTTGGCATTCATGGTTGCCCCGCGTTTGATGTTCAGGCTGTTTGCAGCGGTTTTATTTTCGCGCTGACCATGGCCGACTCCTTGATCAAAACTGGCACGGCTAATAAAGCGCTGGTCATAGGCGCCGAAGTATTTTCGCGACTTCTTGACTTTACCGATCGCGGCACTTGCGTGCTGTTTGGCGATGGCGCCGGCGCAGTCGTGTTGGAAGCTTCCAGTACGCCAGGTATTTTATCTAGCGACTTGCATGCCGATGGCAAATACGCTGGCATTTTGTGCGTCCCTGGCAACGTCTATGGCGGCAAAATTTTGGGTGATCCCTTACTTAAGATGGACGGCCAAGCCGTATTCAAACTCGCCGTTGGCGTGCTTGAGAAAACTGCACATGCCGCGCTTGAGAAAGCTGGCTTGAGTGCGACTGACGTTGACTGGCTGATTCCGCATCAGGCAAATATTCGCATCATGCAAAGCACCGCTAAGCGGCTCAAGTTGCCGTTGGAAAAAGTCATTGTCACGGTCGATCAGCATGGTAATACTTCGGCTGCCTCTATACCTTTGGCGCTAGATGTTTCTGTGCGTGATGGACGTATTAAAAAGGGTGACACCTTGTTGCTAGAAGGCGTAGGCGGTGGTTTCACTTGGGGTGCAGTGGTTCTTAACTACTGA
- a CDS encoding sialidase family protein, with protein MRRADQLLAFVLALAFVAAGAKTLLRAPPADYAFQPTAYKSFPLSDVVAAPAAAMPVSTPALSSPSLQYDAHFVSALPGQSVHAATLVELNNGNLRAVWFSGSREGAGDVTIQTAVLDTTAMQWGAEKTLLERHQIERDLWRYVKKIGNPVIGRAPDGSLYLWMVTVSLGGWAGSSISYMRSVDDGLSWSPMRRLVTSPFLNISTLVKGNPVALENGQIALPVYHEFATKFAEVLRLDANGQVLDKLRIPNSQTDLQPVLLPADEQNAQIFMRSGQAQSVMRSATVDGGKHWSPAEPIAWHNPDSALAGVTARDGTSWLALNTQQNTRQVLDLISAGKGASFDAARPMTVETSPTPGQLLSIEAYENLLSKELLAAGANAAQTAEYVASARRQLCGVKACSLEYSYPYLLQSRDGYMHLIYTWHRSRIKYLRFDPLKPLADTHVPTAH; from the coding sequence ATGCGGCGCGCTGACCAGTTACTCGCTTTTGTACTGGCCTTGGCTTTCGTGGCTGCTGGCGCGAAGACGCTGCTGCGTGCGCCGCCTGCGGACTATGCTTTCCAACCAACGGCGTATAAATCCTTTCCGCTCAGCGACGTCGTTGCAGCGCCTGCAGCGGCTATGCCTGTGTCGACTCCGGCCCTTAGTAGCCCCAGCCTTCAATACGATGCCCACTTTGTTTCGGCCCTACCCGGCCAATCCGTGCATGCAGCCACACTGGTCGAGCTAAACAATGGCAATTTGCGCGCCGTCTGGTTTTCTGGCTCGCGTGAGGGTGCGGGCGATGTCACTATTCAAACAGCGGTGCTCGACACTACTGCCATGCAATGGGGCGCGGAAAAAACGCTGCTAGAGCGCCACCAGATAGAGCGCGATCTTTGGCGCTACGTCAAAAAAATTGGCAATCCCGTCATTGGCCGTGCGCCCGACGGCTCGCTTTATCTGTGGATGGTCACTGTCTCACTGGGCGGTTGGGCCGGTAGTTCGATTAGCTATATGCGCTCAGTTGACGACGGCCTCAGCTGGAGCCCAATGCGCCGATTAGTGACCTCGCCGTTTCTCAATATCAGCACGCTGGTCAAAGGTAATCCAGTGGCACTGGAGAATGGGCAGATTGCATTGCCGGTTTATCACGAGTTCGCAACCAAGTTTGCTGAGGTGTTGCGTCTGGATGCAAACGGGCAGGTGCTCGATAAGCTTCGCATACCGAATAGTCAGACTGATTTACAGCCGGTCTTACTGCCCGCTGATGAGCAAAATGCGCAGATATTTATGCGCTCGGGACAGGCTCAGTCGGTAATGCGTTCAGCTACGGTGGATGGTGGCAAACACTGGTCGCCAGCCGAGCCCATAGCATGGCATAACCCAGACTCTGCGTTAGCCGGTGTCACTGCGCGTGATGGCACGAGCTGGCTGGCACTCAACACCCAGCAAAACACCCGTCAAGTGCTGGATTTAATCAGTGCTGGCAAGGGCGCGAGTTTTGACGCTGCTAGACCTATGACGGTAGAGACTTCTCCCACGCCAGGCCAGTTGCTCAGCATTGAGGCCTACGAAAATTTACTCAGCAAAGAACTGCTAGCTGCTGGCGCCAATGCAGCACAAACGGCTGAATATGTGGCTAGCGCTAGACGTCAGCTGTGTGGTGTCAAGGCTTGCTCGCTTGAGTATTCCTACCCTTATTTGCTGCAAAGCCGCGACGGTTATATGCATTTGATTTACACCTGGCACCGCAGCCGCATTAAATACCTGCGTTTTGATCCGCTCAAGCCTTTGGCTGATACCCATGTTCCCACCGCTCACTGA